The DNA window GTGAAGTGCGTGATGAGGCGCGAGGGTTCTATTCCAGAATTTCATATACACCTCGTTCTTAAGGCACGGATGAAACTGACCAAGGCAAAATTGGCTAAGGCCGTAACAATTCAATAAAATACCTAAACAAACCCACAGATCAGCAAACCCTCTCAGTTGCTGTGAGGAGCTTCCGAGAGGGTCATGTGTCAGCCCTTAGCGTACCGCTCCAGCAAACCCAATCGCCATAGCAGCCATATGAGCCTCAGCATTGGCAAGCGCATCAACTCGCTCGTTCTGCTCATGTCCAGCATGGCCTTTGACCCATTGCCAATTGATCTTCCGGCCTTGGATCAGCCTGTCTATCTCTAGCCAGAGTTCCTGGTTTAACACAGGCTTACCATCAGCCTTACGCCAACCCTTAGCTTTCCATCCGCGAAGCCATTGGGTCGCGCCTTTGATAACGTACTGGCTATCACTGTGGATAATGATCGGAGTCGAGCGAGGAACAGCTTCAAGCGCTTTGATAGCAGCAAGCATTTCCATCTTGTTATTTGTCGTTGCCGTGTCTCGGCCCACAATAATCTGCTCGTCCCCTGCAATAGTGACAACGGCTGCATAGCCTCCTGGTCCAGGATTTCCAAGGCAAGCGCCATCAGTGAAGACAATGGCGTGTTCAGTAGTCTCTTGGTCATGTGATTTTCGATCATTTAGTGAAGGCGGCTATAAGCATCGGAAGGCGTTAAGATCGTCTGATAAGCGACGGCGTTCACAGTGAGCTTCCTGTCTTTCCGTCAAGCCATCAGATTTTACAGCCAAGGTTAACCTATGGTTAGCGTTGCGTGTCTTACGCTTTGGGCGAGACAGTGGAAAGGCTCACGATGCGTACTCTCAAAAACTCACTGGTCCTGCTCCTATCGGCCTCAGTGCTTGGCCCGTTCTTCATCATGTCAGCGTATGCAACTACGATTCTGGCTTCGGCCTTTGTTGGTCGGTAGGTGCGGCCGAGCGGTCTGAGAGTATCGGACCAAACCCATAAGGCGGATAACTCTCTCAGTCGCATGTTGCAGCGTCCGAGAGGGTAGATGTTAAGCAGCTAGCTTCTGATCCAATTCAATCAGCTCTTGAACGCTTGCGGTGTTAAGCCATTTGATAAACAGGCTCCTCATACGTTCTGATGGGATAAACACCTTGATTGGCAGATCATCTCTGATCTGACTCCGCCATATCCATTGGATCATCTCAGACAGGGCATGAAGCTCCTCATAGACAGCGATCCCCCTATCCTCAAAGTAGCCTTTGATCATCGGGTTGTGGAACAGGTTGCAGAGGTAGGCGAGTGACTTCTTATGCCTGTAGTCATTCGTTGCCTTAGCGTTGTTCGGTATCCAGCCCTTAGCGTAACGAGCGCCCTTAAGAGTCTTCCTGACCTTACTGTAGGCGGTCCAAGCATTGTCGTTAGCGGGTGTCTGAGCAGTTATCTTAAACCAATGCTCAGCAGACTTTTTAATCCGCTCTAGCCTATCAGGATCATCCTTGAGCAGCTTGTCGTACCATCCTGAGGACATGGGGTTTTCACGCCCCTTGGGCTTGCCTCTATCATTGGCTGGACCTTCATAGACAGTGATCAGTTTCCTCAGTCTATCCTTAATCTCAGTCTCATCTGAATGATCTTCCCAGGAGACAAGCTGACCAGCCCTCAGAGTCATCATCTCAAAGTCCAAGCTCTCAGCTCTGAGGTAAGCTGACATTGGAGAGCCATGAAACATATAGGTGAGGACGTAAACCTGATTGAAGCACTTGAGGAAGTCAGTCGGGAACTCCCAGATCAGTGCTGTGTCACGATAGAGGACGAGATTGCCGTTATCACATAGGTCACGAATGGTGTTGAACCTGCCTGAGTAGCGAGGGTAGTCCCTATGGTTCCACTTGAGACGCTTAGAGCCCGTCCCGAAAAGGGTTGAGTGGCCGAGGCCGCTATGATTCCAAGAGGGTGCTGATGCCTGACTTGGAACCGCAATGTGGACCCCGACCACCCGGCGGCAGTATAGCCGCGACGGCTTGCGATACGAAACCGATTTGACCGATGCCGAGTGGGCGCTGATCGCGCCGCTCCTGCCTGCGCCCCGCACCCGCGGACGACCCCGGCGCTGGCCGGCTCGTGAGATCCTCAATGGTATCTTCTATGTCCTGCGCGGCGGCATTGCCTGGCGGCTGTTGCCCTCTGATCTGCCGCCCAAGAGCACCGTCTTCCGCTGGTTCAGCTTCTGGCGCGACACGGGCCTGTTCGAGACCCTCAACCATCTGCTGGTTATGGTTGATCGCGAGCGGGTCGGCCGAGAGGCCTCGCCCACCGCCGCCGTGCTCGACAGCCAGAGTGTGAAGACGACCGAGAGCGGCGGACCACGAGGCTATGATGCCGGCAAAAAGGTCAAAGGCCGCAAGCGCCAGGTGATGGTCGACACTGACGGGCGCGGTCTGATCCTGGAGCCGCAGCCGGCTGATGTGCAGGACCGGGATGGGGCCTGTGTGGTCCTGCGCCTGTCACGACGCGCGTTCCCGTTCATCGTCACAGCGTTTGCCGACAGCGGCTATGCCGGCGAGGCTCCCACCCAAGCGACCTCGATTATCATCGAGATCGTCAAGAAGCCGCCTGATCAGGTAGGGTTCGCGGTGCATCCACGCCGCTGGGTTGTTGAACGCTTCTTCGCGTGGATCAGCCGCAACCGCCGGCTCTGGAAGGATCCTGAGGCGACGCTCACGTCGGCCCGAGCATTCCTTTACGCTGCTTCCGTCATGCTCCTCGTCCGCCGCTTGGGACGGTGTTCATGATTTACGGGACGGACTCTTAGTGTCTGGGTCTGCATAGACGAGATGATCTTGAAGTAGGAGCTTCCTGTCTGACGCCGTTAGACCATCAAACATAGTCACACAGTCCAGAACCTCATCAATGATCAGGGTGTAGTTCTGCTGACTGAGCTTCTCGTAAATGTCTCTGGTGAGGAGGCGGAAGAGAGCATGAGTCGTACAGATGTTAGCCCCTTCCTCAATCAGCGTAGACAGATGGTGGAGCTTACGACCCTCTACAGGCTGAGGGTCTTTGAAGTTCAGGTTATGGCAAGCCTTACTAATCCTATCAACCTCAGACAGTAGCGGAGCGACATAGAGGAAGCGAGGAGCCTGATAATCAGGATTGAGAAAGGACTGACCTAAAGACTCCTCATGGGTCTTGTTGATCATGTTGATCATAAAGG is part of the Microvirga terrae genome and encodes:
- the rnhA gene encoding ribonuclease HI, which encodes MVFTDGACLGNPGPGGYAAVVTIAGDEQIIVGRDTATTNNKMEMLAAIKALEAVPRSTPIIIHSDSQYVIKGATQWLRGWKAKGWRKADGKPVLNQELWLEIDRLIQGRKINWQWVKGHAGHEQNERVDALANAEAHMAAMAIGFAGAVR
- a CDS encoding IS5 family transposase, with the translated sequence MWTPTTRRQYSRDGLRYETDLTDAEWALIAPLLPAPRTRGRPRRWPAREILNGIFYVLRGGIAWRLLPSDLPPKSTVFRWFSFWRDTGLFETLNHLLVMVDRERVGREASPTAAVLDSQSVKTTESGGPRGYDAGKKVKGRKRQVMVDTDGRGLILEPQPADVQDRDGACVVLRLSRRAFPFIVTAFADSGYAGEAPTQATSIIIEIVKKPPDQVGFAVHPRRWVVERFFAWISRNRRLWKDPEATLTSARAFLYAASVMLLVRRLGRCS
- a CDS encoding DEAD/DEAH box helicase family protein; this encodes MTITIIDSIMGSGKTTFMINMINKTHEESLGQSFLNPDYQAPRFLYVAPLLSEVDRISKACHNLNFKDPQPVEGRKLHHLSTLIEEGANICTTHALFRLLTRDIYEKLSQQNYTLIIDEVLDCVTMFDGLTASDRKLLLQDHLVYADPDTKSPSRKS